One Candidatus Nitronauta litoralis genomic window, TTTTCCTTTGAGTCCTGCGAAAATCAGCTACCTTCAGGATTTGGAACACCCTTCTCCCTCTATTAAACAAGGGGGGGGGTATGTCCACCGGAAAGTCTTTTCACAGGAACTCTTTTTTTCCACGGAGCCTCATGACACCCGTGCGTTATCGGGTCTCCGTAGAGGCTCCTTTTATACTGTGACTAGACAAAGGATCACCTCCTTTCATCCAGGGGATAAGCATTTGCGTCCGGGACTCCCCTGGCGTCCACAACCGCACGCCTACTCTTTTATGGTGTCAAAACCGTAAAAAAAAGTCAAAACCCTTTTGAAGAGAATTTTCATAGGATTTTCAAGGTTTCCCCAATTCCCAACAGATTCTTCTCCCTGGAAAACATATCCATAAAAAACAATGCCCCATGACACCAAAAGACACCCCGGAAAAAATTGCAAATATCACCACAGATTTAAAGCTAAACTGTTTCTATTGTTTAATACTCTTCAACTCTTTTTAGTTTGAAAAAACTTTTATTAAACAAACTTTTTTAAATCCAGACGACATCATGACCCAACACAATATCACTTCGTTTGATTTACCCGAGGGGAAATCCATCGCTGGAAAATACCGTGTGGTGTCCATGCTCGGTTCCGGTTATGAAGGGGAAGTTTATAAAGTTAAAGAAATTCATACGGGGATTGAAAGGGCCGCCAAGCTGTTTTTCCCCCAAAGGAACTTCAAGGGCAAAACATCCCAAAGATATGCACAGAAACTACACAAGCTAAATCAATGCTCTCTGTTGATTCAATACCATACCCAGGAAGAAATCATTTTAAAAAAAACCAAAGTAATTGCGTTGATATCAGAGTATATTGAGGGTGTTCTTTTGTCAGATTTTTTAAAAAATTCCCGAAATAAAAAGCTGGACCCCTTCAAAGCTCTCCACCTGTTATATTCGTTAACAAAAGGGATAGAAGAAATTCACTTAAGGAACGAGTATCATGGGGATCTCCACACAGATAACATTATCGTAAATAAATTCGGACTCCATTTTGAACTGAAGCTTCTGGATTTGTACCACCATGGAAATTCCCGCTCTGAATTTCTTAAGGATGATCTATTAGGTTTAATAAAAATTTTCCATGAAATTCTGGGCGGAAAAGCAGCATACCGTGATCACCCTCAGGAAATTAAAAATATCTGCTCCGGACTGAAAAGAAATTTGATTTTAAAAAAATTCAAAACGACCTCTAAACTTAGGGAACATCTTGAAATAATGGAATGGCCATTGTAATTTTTAAAAAAGTCGTTCGCATTGGGGGAATATACATATGAAAGTAGCGGTCATCTACAATAAGCAGCAGGATTTTGAAGGTGTTCTCAATGTTTTTGGTATGCAAAACCAGGAAAAATACAATCCCAAAACCGTTGAAAAGGTCGCGTCGGCACTGGAAAAAGGAGGCCACAACGTCCGGGTGATTGATGGCAACATAAATGTCATTGAACAACTGCAAGGGTTCATGCCCCGGGTCGTCCAGGGGGAGCAACCGGGAATGGTATTCAATATGGCTTACGGCCTTCAGGGTGTCAGCCGGTACACTCATATCCCTTCACTACTTGAAATGATTGGTGTCCCGTATGTCGGGTCCAGTCCGGCTGGTCATGGTGTGGCTTTGGACAAAGTCACGACCAAAGTAATGGTCCATGCAGCGGGGCTTCCCACTGCACCTTACTGGGTCTTTTTTAATGAAGACCAGGTCCCTGATGACATCCCCTTCCCCGTAATCACGAAACCAAAAATGGAAGCGGTCTCCATGGGAATCCAGGTCATCCATGACCTGCCCTCACTGAAAACCGCAGTTGTGGATCTGGTCGAGCAATTCAAGCAGCCAATTTTAGTTGAAAAGTTTATTCCTGGAAGGGAATTTGCCGTCGGGTTATTGGGCAATCAGGATCCCGAAATATTTCCCATTCTGGAAATTGATCTGGAAGGGAATCCTGATGCGATTCAGAGCATTGATGACAAGCTTAAGAAACCCAAAGGGAAAATTTGTCCGGCCAACGTGGACGAAAAAACCGCCGAAGAAATTCGTCGCCTCACCAGAGATACATTCCGGGTATTGGGCATTTACGACTTTTGCCGGGTGGATTTCCGGATGGACGCAGAGGGCAATCTTTATATCCTGGAATTGAATTCGATGGCCAGCCTCGGTGGAACAGGTTCCTATGTGCATGCAGCGCAAGTTGCTGGCTACACCTATGAAACCATGGTCAATCGCATGCTCGATGTGGCGGTCGAACGTTATTTTGGCACCCAGCAAAGGGACCAGTTGTCGGTTGAAGAGCCTGAATCGAAAACCCAAAAAGACCCACTTCGAATTCGCCTGAGAAGTCATTTAAGAGGGAATCTCCGGACAATGGAAGATGACCTCGAAAAAATGGTGGACATCAACTCTTATGTTCAAAATATTGAAGGAGTGAATTCCCTTGGAAGATGGGTATCCAACAAGCTGGGAACCCTCGGATTCCAGCGCCATGTCTATTCACGGGCAGAGTATGGAAATATTTTATATCTGACCAATCACATGGAAGAAACAAACGACATCCTATTAATTTGCAATCTGGACAACCCGGTTGATTACGAAGACTTCAATGCATTCTATGAGGAAAAAGGACGGCTCCATGGAACAGGCGTGGCGCGTGGAAAAGGCGGGCTTGCTGTCATGCTTGGAGCTCTTAAAGCATTGCGATACACGCGCTCGCTGAAAAGGGTCAGATGCGGCATCCTGCTGATTACAGACGAATCTTTAGGAGAACGGTCCTCGAAGCCCGTAATTGAAGAAGTGTCTGGAAAATCCAATTTCGTTGTTGGGTTAAATGGGGCGGGCTTGAGTGGAGAAATCATGACCTCTTGTTCCGGTACTATGAGATTCGAGATTGAAATCAATCGGGTACAAAACAAGCAGGGATTAAAAGCTTCTTCTGAAGTCAGCGATCCTATTTTATTTGTCTCACAAAAATTGACCGCATTAAGAAAATTAAACTCAGAGGAAGAAGGTATCTTCATCACAATCACCGGACTACAAACCAAAGGAATGGAAGACCAGCCTGCGTACCACGCAGCGTTATCCTTTTTGGCGCGTTACCGGACAGTTGACCAACGGAAAAAGCTGGAAGAGCGAATCCGGGGTATTTTCGAGACCAAGTCACAGAGCAATATTAAAGTGTATGTGACCAAAGGCCCTCAACGAAAACCGTTTGTGGAAACGGAAAGGTCGCTGGCATTTTTTGAAAAAGTGGAAAAGATCGCTAAAACTCTCGAGGTCCGCGTCAAAAAAGCAGAAAACGCAATGGTTTCCTGCATGGAAAACTCTGCTCACGGTGTACCGGCCCTTGATGGGTTTGGCCCGGTAACCGGAGGGTATGGTTCAAATAATGAGTATGTTGTCCGGGACAGCCTGATCGACCGAGCCGTTTTACTTGCATATCTGATTTATCGATCCTCTAAAAATTTCGGCTCATGAAACTTGAAAAAATTGAAAACAGCTTTTCACCCTCTGAAGATGGAAAGTGTGCCGCTTCCTCAGAAGGTATGGTGTCCACTGCTTTTCCCAATGCCACAGAGGCGGGAGTGGAAATGCTCAAACAAGGCGGGAATGCTATTGATGCCGCCTGCGCATCTGCTTTTGCTTTAGGAGTTTGTGAACCCCAGGCCAGTGGGATTGGCGGTCAGTCCATGGCCATTCTCCATTTCCGGGGAAAGACCATAGCGCTCGATGGATCCAGTCGCGTTCCCTCTCTTG contains:
- a CDS encoding protein kinase, with translation MTQHNITSFDLPEGKSIAGKYRVVSMLGSGYEGEVYKVKEIHTGIERAAKLFFPQRNFKGKTSQRYAQKLHKLNQCSLLIQYHTQEEIILKKTKVIALISEYIEGVLLSDFLKNSRNKKLDPFKALHLLYSLTKGIEEIHLRNEYHGDLHTDNIIVNKFGLHFELKLLDLYHHGNSRSEFLKDDLLGLIKIFHEILGGKAAYRDHPQEIKNICSGLKRNLILKKFKTTSKLREHLEIMEWPL
- a CDS encoding M20/M25/M40 family metallo-hydrolase gives rise to the protein MKVAVIYNKQQDFEGVLNVFGMQNQEKYNPKTVEKVASALEKGGHNVRVIDGNINVIEQLQGFMPRVVQGEQPGMVFNMAYGLQGVSRYTHIPSLLEMIGVPYVGSSPAGHGVALDKVTTKVMVHAAGLPTAPYWVFFNEDQVPDDIPFPVITKPKMEAVSMGIQVIHDLPSLKTAVVDLVEQFKQPILVEKFIPGREFAVGLLGNQDPEIFPILEIDLEGNPDAIQSIDDKLKKPKGKICPANVDEKTAEEIRRLTRDTFRVLGIYDFCRVDFRMDAEGNLYILELNSMASLGGTGSYVHAAQVAGYTYETMVNRMLDVAVERYFGTQQRDQLSVEEPESKTQKDPLRIRLRSHLRGNLRTMEDDLEKMVDINSYVQNIEGVNSLGRWVSNKLGTLGFQRHVYSRAEYGNILYLTNHMEETNDILLICNLDNPVDYEDFNAFYEEKGRLHGTGVARGKGGLAVMLGALKALRYTRSLKRVRCGILLITDESLGERSSKPVIEEVSGKSNFVVGLNGAGLSGEIMTSCSGTMRFEIEINRVQNKQGLKASSEVSDPILFVSQKLTALRKLNSEEEGIFITITGLQTKGMEDQPAYHAALSFLARYRTVDQRKKLEERIRGIFETKSQSNIKVYVTKGPQRKPFVETERSLAFFEKVEKIAKTLEVRVKKAENAMVSCMENSAHGVPALDGFGPVTGGYGSNNEYVVRDSLIDRAVLLAYLIYRSSKNFGS